One Pyrofollis japonicus DNA window includes the following coding sequences:
- a CDS encoding NADP-dependent isocitrate dehydrogenase, translating to MGEYDSIEKFEPRFEKVKPPEEGERIKIVDGRLVIPDKPIVAYIEGDGIGPEIVTAARKVIDAAVEKAYGGKRKIVWWELYAGHKAMKIYGELLPQDTLNGIRYALVALKGPLETPVGGGYRSLNVAIRQALDLYANIRPVYYFGQPAPHCYAEHDNFVIFRENTEDLYAGIEWPADSPEAKKLREFLKKEFGIVLREDAGIGIKPISKFATQRLMRKALRWAIENGNKIVTIMHKGNIMKYTEGAFRQWAYEVAVTEFRDYVITEDELYTKYEGKLPEGKILVNDRIADNMLQQIITRPWDYEVIVAPNVNGDYISDEANALVGGIGMAAGMNSGDFISVAEPVHGTAPKYAGKDLANPTAEILSGTLLLKHVLGWKEAADLIHNAIKRAIKEKKVTQDLARHMPGVKPLRTSEYTEVLINYIKEEK from the coding sequence TTGGGCGAATACGATTCTATCGAAAAATTTGAGCCACGATTTGAGAAAGTCAAGCCACCAGAGGAAGGAGAACGAATAAAAATAGTAGATGGAAGGCTAGTTATCCCCGATAAGCCGATAGTTGCCTACATTGAGGGTGACGGAATAGGCCCAGAGATAGTAACAGCCGCGCGAAAGGTGATCGATGCAGCCGTTGAGAAGGCTTATGGCGGTAAAAGGAAAATAGTTTGGTGGGAACTCTACGCTGGTCATAAAGCCATGAAGATCTACGGTGAACTTCTTCCGCAAGATACGTTAAACGGTATTAGATATGCACTCGTTGCCCTCAAGGGCCCCCTTGAGACACCGGTTGGAGGAGGCTATAGAAGCCTAAACGTGGCTATAAGGCAGGCGCTTGATCTTTACGCTAATATTAGGCCAGTCTATTATTTCGGTCAACCAGCGCCACACTGCTATGCAGAACACGACAACTTTGTCATATTTCGTGAAAACACCGAGGACCTTTACGCGGGGATAGAGTGGCCTGCTGACAGCCCAGAGGCTAAGAAGCTACGCGAGTTTCTCAAGAAGGAGTTCGGTATTGTTCTTCGAGAAGACGCTGGAATAGGTATAAAGCCTATCTCAAAATTTGCTACCCAGCGCTTAATGAGAAAGGCACTAAGATGGGCGATAGAGAATGGTAACAAAATAGTAACCATAATGCATAAAGGAAACATAATGAAGTACACGGAAGGCGCCTTTAGGCAATGGGCCTACGAGGTCGCTGTTACAGAGTTCCGTGACTACGTTATAACAGAGGACGAACTCTATACTAAATACGAGGGTAAACTCCCCGAAGGAAAAATATTAGTGAATGATAGGATAGCTGACAATATGCTCCAACAGATAATTACGCGGCCGTGGGACTACGAGGTAATAGTTGCACCAAACGTTAATGGAGACTACATAAGTGACGAGGCAAATGCCCTTGTCGGAGGAATAGGGATGGCTGCCGGCATGAATTCGGGAGATTTCATCTCGGTAGCTGAGCCTGTTCACGGGACTGCACCCAAGTATGCGGGCAAAGATCTGGCTAATCCAACAGCAGAGATACTCAGTGGTACACTGCTTCTAAAACATGTGCTGGGATGGAAAGAAGCCGCTGACTTAATACACAACGCGATAAAGAGAGCTATTAAGGAAAAGAAAGTTACGCAGGACCTAGCAAGGCATATGCCCGGTGTTAAACCGCTACGTACAAGCGAGTACACAGAAGTCCTAATAAACTACATAAAGGAAGAAAAATAA